From Variovorax sp. PMC12, the proteins below share one genomic window:
- a CDS encoding RluA family pseudouridine synthase, with product MTLPAPLHPVHEDDHLLVFDKPAGLLCVPGRGEDKQDCLSARAIRQWPDALIVHRLDMGTSGLVVMARGIEMQRALSAAFAERRVHKRYEAVVDGAMPLREEWSVIDAPLMADWPRRPLQKVDPAGKPSVTRWKAISAWPGEPAAAAATHVLLEPLTGRSHQLRVHLLSIGHPILGDALYGDAALQARAPRLLLHASELGFVHPVTRQELRFSRPPDFVASRG from the coding sequence ATGACCCTGCCCGCCCCCCTGCACCCCGTTCACGAAGACGACCACCTCCTGGTGTTCGACAAGCCCGCCGGCCTTCTCTGCGTGCCCGGCCGCGGCGAGGACAAGCAGGACTGCCTGAGCGCGCGCGCCATTCGCCAATGGCCCGACGCGCTGATCGTGCACCGGCTCGACATGGGCACCAGCGGCCTGGTGGTGATGGCCCGCGGCATCGAGATGCAGCGCGCCCTGAGCGCCGCATTTGCCGAGCGCCGCGTGCACAAGCGCTACGAAGCCGTGGTCGACGGCGCGATGCCGCTGCGCGAGGAGTGGTCGGTGATCGACGCCCCATTGATGGCCGACTGGCCGCGCCGGCCGCTGCAGAAGGTCGACCCGGCGGGCAAGCCGAGCGTCACACGCTGGAAGGCGATTTCAGCCTGGCCCGGCGAACCGGCTGCTGCTGCCGCCACGCATGTGCTGCTGGAGCCGCTGACCGGCAGATCGCACCAGCTGCGCGTGCACCTGCTGTCGATCGGCCATCCGATATTGGGAGATGCGCTCTATGGCGATGCAGCCTTGCAGGCACGTGCGCCGCGCCTGCTGCTGCATGCGAGCGAGCTGGGCTTCGTGCATCCGGTGACGCGGCAGGAGCTCCGCTTCAGTCGGCCGCCGGATTTCGTTGCCTCGCGTGGCTGA
- a CDS encoding universal stress protein — MFNHILVPIDGSETSMLAVSKASGLALAFGSRITLIHVIDNYPFIGVGADYALGQNEYLAAATASANAALARGVAALAAEGLHSDQRVIDGHVVHEGIVDTAIAIAADLIVMGSHGRSGIEKLLLGSVTQRVLQDANMPVLVVKGG; from the coding sequence ATGTTCAATCACATCCTGGTTCCGATCGACGGCTCCGAAACTTCCATGCTCGCCGTCAGCAAGGCCAGCGGCCTCGCGCTGGCCTTCGGAAGCCGCATCACGTTGATACACGTGATCGACAACTATCCCTTCATCGGCGTGGGCGCGGACTATGCGCTCGGCCAGAACGAATACCTCGCTGCCGCAACTGCAAGCGCCAACGCGGCACTCGCGCGCGGCGTGGCGGCGCTGGCGGCCGAAGGCCTGCACAGCGACCAGCGCGTGATCGACGGCCACGTGGTGCATGAAGGCATCGTCGACACGGCCATCGCCATCGCGGCCGACCTCATCGTGATGGGGTCGCACGGCCGCAGCGGCATCGAGAAACTGCTGCTCGGCAGCGTCACGCAGCGCGTGCTGCAGGACGCGAACATGCCGGTGCTGGTCGTCAAGGGCGGCTGA
- a CDS encoding GNAT family N-acetyltransferase, with protein sequence MSDYEVRPATLRDAKAVAEVHALAAKAAYEGILPEEELRTLAPASREAKWREAIEYSEPQVHVVTHGGQIVGFVGFDRSRDPKTPPTTGEIWAIYVKPEHWGKGAGVALWDAAREGLEEEGCTTVTIWVPIRNDRAMRFHELAGFKREMKTAKTTAFGTVRVEEIRLKRDVS encoded by the coding sequence ATGTCAGATTACGAAGTTCGCCCCGCCACCCTGCGCGACGCCAAGGCCGTCGCCGAAGTCCACGCCCTGGCCGCCAAGGCTGCCTACGAAGGCATCCTCCCCGAAGAAGAGCTGCGCACCCTGGCCCCGGCGTCGCGGGAAGCCAAGTGGCGCGAAGCCATCGAATACAGCGAACCCCAGGTGCACGTGGTCACGCACGGCGGCCAGATCGTCGGCTTCGTCGGCTTCGACCGCTCGCGCGACCCCAAGACCCCGCCCACCACCGGCGAAATCTGGGCCATCTACGTCAAGCCCGAGCACTGGGGCAAGGGCGCAGGCGTGGCCCTGTGGGACGCCGCGCGCGAAGGCCTGGAAGAAGAGGGCTGCACCACGGTCACGATCTGGGTGCCCATTCGCAACGACCGCGCCATGCGCTTCCACGAACTCGCCGGCTTCAAGCGCGAGATGAAGACCGCCAAGACCACCGCCTTCGGCACCGTGCGTGTCGAGGAAATCCGGCTCAAGCGCGACGTTTCCTGA
- a CDS encoding NAD(P)/FAD-dependent oxidoreductase, with amino-acid sequence MQTTNPSGTSGRPRIVIVGCGFGGLEAARKLQHADVDVTVIDKTNHHLFQPLLYQVATAGLAAPSIAAPVRALFRKQPRITTLLGEVTGIDPAARTVRLANGDSVPYDHLIVAAGATHSYFGNDQWAPIAPGLKTLADAFEIRRRVLLSFETAEITTDPDRRRALLTFVVIGAGPTGVEMAGTLAEIAKHTLSGEFRHIDPASAQVLLVEGGPRVLQAMPESLSQKALEQLEKLGVEVRLNARVTAIDPTGLEVQTGGGADGAPAASYRIDSSCVVWAAGVAASPLGRMLGAATGVECDRAGRIKVEPDLSLAGYSSISVVGDLAAAMSHAPGKPPKPVPGVSPGAKQMGRAAAANILRRISGQPTVPFRYADYGNLATIGRNSAVVDLGTPFGPLRFSGRLAWLFWLFAHAYFLIGFRNRIVVMMDWAGAYWSFQRNARVVADVQGKGES; translated from the coding sequence ATGCAAACGACCAACCCATCGGGCACATCGGGCAGGCCGCGAATCGTCATCGTCGGCTGCGGTTTCGGCGGACTGGAAGCGGCGCGCAAGCTCCAGCACGCGGACGTCGACGTGACGGTGATCGACAAGACCAACCATCACCTGTTCCAGCCCCTGCTCTACCAGGTGGCGACCGCCGGGCTCGCGGCACCGTCGATCGCAGCGCCGGTGCGCGCGCTCTTCCGCAAGCAGCCGCGCATCACCACGCTGCTGGGCGAGGTCACGGGCATCGACCCCGCCGCGCGCACGGTGCGGCTGGCCAACGGCGACAGCGTGCCCTACGACCACCTGATCGTCGCGGCCGGCGCCACGCACAGCTACTTCGGCAACGACCAGTGGGCGCCGATCGCTCCCGGTCTGAAGACGCTGGCCGATGCCTTCGAGATCCGCCGCCGCGTGCTGCTGTCGTTCGAGACGGCCGAGATCACCACCGACCCCGACCGCCGCCGCGCGCTGCTCACCTTCGTGGTGATCGGCGCCGGGCCGACCGGCGTCGAGATGGCCGGCACGCTGGCCGAGATCGCCAAGCACACGCTGTCGGGTGAGTTCCGCCACATCGACCCGGCCAGCGCGCAGGTGCTGCTGGTCGAAGGCGGCCCGCGCGTGCTGCAGGCCATGCCCGAGTCGTTGAGCCAGAAAGCGCTGGAGCAGTTGGAGAAGCTGGGCGTCGAGGTGCGGCTGAACGCCCGCGTCACCGCCATCGACCCCACCGGCCTCGAAGTGCAGACCGGTGGCGGCGCTGACGGCGCGCCCGCAGCCAGCTACCGAATCGATAGCAGTTGCGTGGTGTGGGCCGCCGGCGTGGCGGCCTCGCCGCTGGGGCGCATGCTCGGCGCCGCCACCGGCGTCGAATGCGACCGCGCGGGCCGCATCAAGGTCGAGCCCGACCTGAGCCTGGCGGGTTATTCATCGATCAGCGTGGTGGGCGACCTCGCCGCCGCCATGAGCCATGCGCCCGGCAAGCCGCCGAAGCCGGTGCCCGGCGTGTCGCCCGGCGCCAAGCAGATGGGGCGCGCGGCGGCGGCCAACATCCTGCGCCGCATTTCAGGCCAGCCGACGGTGCCGTTCCGCTACGCCGACTACGGCAACCTGGCCACCATCGGCCGCAACTCGGCCGTGGTCGACCTGGGCACGCCCTTCGGCCCGCTGCGCTTCAGCGGCCGCCTCGCGTGGCTGTTCTGGCTGTTCGCGCACGCGTACTTCCTGATCGGCTTTCGCAACCGCATCGTCGTGATGATGGACTGGGCCGGTGCCTACTGGAGCTTCCAGCGCAATGCGCGCGTGGTGGCCGACGTGCAGGGCAAGGGCGAATCCTGA
- a CDS encoding 2Fe-2S iron-sulfur cluster-binding protein — MKVRLEPSGLGFEADAGTTLLQAAEAAGIELPSSCRNGTCRTCICRRLSGETRHTIEWPGLSIDEKEEGWILPCVAQALGDLTLDVPGARALFPD, encoded by the coding sequence ATGAAGGTTCGACTCGAACCGTCGGGCCTCGGCTTCGAGGCCGACGCCGGCACCACGCTGCTGCAGGCCGCCGAGGCCGCGGGCATCGAGCTGCCCAGCTCATGCCGCAACGGCACCTGCCGCACCTGCATCTGCCGGCGGCTGTCGGGCGAGACCCGCCACACCATCGAGTGGCCGGGCCTGAGCATCGACGAAAAAGAAGAAGGCTGGATCCTGCCCTGCGTGGCGCAGGCGCTGGGCGACCTCACGCTCGACGTGCCGGGCGCGCGCGCCCTCTTCCCGGACTGA
- a CDS encoding 2OG-Fe dioxygenase family protein — translation MTAAAFTPPFIAPADLPDALRGQGYAVLSPQGVSEWLGAPLSQLEALHADWNELPPDEYLKDGGRYRTRRHACFTVEADDHATLARVPHRAHWQPVEYNALHGGMQRWFAPMLDATVAQPVWQRLLQQLGKTSSDMRGAPQRWFVEAHQFRIDTAGGIGRPTPEGAHRDGVDLVAVALIGRQGIKGGETRVFEANGRRGERFTMTEPWTLLLLDDARVIHESTPIQPLEEGGEGWRDTLVITCRAKGFQGD, via the coding sequence GTGACCGCGGCTGCTTTCACACCTCCGTTCATCGCCCCCGCCGACCTGCCGGACGCACTGCGCGGCCAGGGCTATGCGGTGCTGAGCCCCCAGGGCGTCAGCGAATGGCTCGGCGCACCTCTGTCGCAGCTCGAGGCGCTGCACGCTGACTGGAACGAACTCCCGCCCGATGAATACCTGAAGGACGGTGGCCGCTACCGCACGCGGCGCCATGCCTGCTTCACCGTCGAGGCCGACGACCACGCCACGCTGGCGCGGGTGCCGCATCGCGCGCACTGGCAGCCGGTCGAATACAACGCGTTGCACGGCGGCATGCAGCGCTGGTTCGCTCCGATGCTCGACGCCACCGTGGCGCAGCCTGTGTGGCAGCGCCTGCTGCAGCAACTGGGCAAGACCAGCAGCGACATGCGCGGCGCACCGCAGCGCTGGTTCGTGGAAGCGCACCAGTTCCGCATCGACACCGCCGGCGGCATCGGCCGACCGACGCCCGAGGGCGCGCACCGCGACGGCGTCGACCTGGTGGCTGTCGCCCTCATCGGCCGCCAGGGCATCAAGGGCGGCGAGACGCGGGTGTTCGAGGCCAACGGCCGGCGCGGCGAACGCTTCACCATGACCGAGCCGTGGACCCTGCTGCTGCTCGACGACGCGCGCGTGATCCACGAGTCCACGCCCATCCAGCCGCTCGAAGAGGGCGGCGAAGGCTGGCGCGACACGCTCGTGATCACCTGCCGGGCCAAGGGTTTTCAGGGCGACTGA
- a CDS encoding MFS transporter has translation MQMWTARLFGTAASQMLLVAIGWHMYDLTGSAWDLGLVGLYQFVPALLLALLAGHIVDRHHRGRIVAACFAVQGLVALVLLLAVMGKHDTRGLLLGLSLVLGAVRAFQMPAQQALTPLLVPPTMLARAMAFSSAGMQGAIIGGPALGGLLFVAGMAVVYGASVVCFALACALVLRLRYAYTPAAREPVTLATVFAGVDFIWKRKPVLGAVSLDLFAVLLGGAVALLPIYAKDILHTGPWGLGLLRGAPAVGALVMSIALTRRPVERHVGRTLLMAIALFGLCMVVFGISKSFVVSLIALAVSGGADMVNVVIRQTLVQLETPDAMRGRVSAVNSIFIGASNQLGEFESGATAALLGPVGSVVVGGVGTMLVALTWFKLFPSLAQRDRLTVAAPAAARPVSS, from the coding sequence ATGCAGATGTGGACGGCGCGGCTCTTCGGCACCGCCGCCTCGCAGATGCTGCTGGTGGCCATCGGCTGGCACATGTACGACCTCACCGGCAGCGCCTGGGACCTGGGCCTGGTCGGCCTCTACCAGTTCGTGCCCGCGCTGCTGCTGGCGCTGCTGGCGGGCCACATCGTCGACCGCCATCACCGGGGGCGCATCGTCGCGGCCTGCTTCGCGGTGCAGGGGCTGGTCGCGCTGGTGCTGCTGCTGGCGGTGATGGGCAAGCACGACACGCGCGGGCTGCTGCTGGGCCTGTCGCTGGTGCTGGGCGCGGTGCGTGCCTTCCAGATGCCGGCGCAGCAGGCGCTGACGCCGCTGCTGGTGCCGCCGACCATGCTGGCGCGCGCGATGGCCTTCAGCTCGGCCGGCATGCAGGGCGCGATCATCGGCGGGCCCGCGCTGGGCGGGCTGCTGTTCGTGGCCGGCATGGCGGTGGTCTACGGCGCCAGCGTGGTGTGCTTTGCGCTGGCCTGCGCGCTGGTGCTGCGCCTGCGCTATGCCTACACGCCGGCCGCGCGCGAGCCGGTCACGCTGGCCACGGTGTTCGCGGGCGTCGACTTCATCTGGAAGCGCAAGCCGGTGCTCGGCGCGGTCTCGCTCGACCTGTTCGCGGTGCTGCTGGGCGGCGCGGTGGCGCTGCTGCCCATCTACGCCAAGGACATCCTGCACACCGGCCCCTGGGGGCTGGGCCTGCTGCGCGGCGCGCCCGCCGTGGGCGCGCTGGTGATGTCGATCGCGCTCACGCGCCGGCCGGTCGAGCGCCACGTGGGGCGCACCCTGCTGATGGCCATCGCGCTGTTCGGCCTGTGCATGGTGGTGTTCGGCATCTCCAAGAGCTTCGTCGTGTCGCTGATCGCGCTGGCGGTGTCTGGCGGGGCCGACATGGTCAACGTGGTGATCCGCCAGACGCTGGTGCAGCTGGAAACGCCCGACGCCATGCGCGGGCGCGTGAGCGCCGTGAATTCGATCTTCATCGGCGCCAGCAACCAGCTCGGCGAGTTCGAGTCGGGCGCCACGGCGGCGCTGCTGGGGCCGGTCGGCTCCGTGGTGGTGGGCGGCGTGGGCACCATGCTGGTGGCGCTCACGTGGTTCAAGCTGTTCCCCTCGCTGGCGCAGCGCGACCGGCTGACGGTGGCGGCGCCTGCCGCTGCCAGGCCCGTGTCTTCGTAG
- the egtB gene encoding ergothioneine biosynthesis protein EgtB, with amino-acid sequence MTLSRPITQAASALRDKFRDVRATSLALAAPLSAEDQCVQSMPDASPTKWHLAHTTWFFETVLLQPHATGYLPFDKRFHYLFNSYYEALGPRHPRPQRGLLTRPSVDEVHAYRRHVDEAVVALLEAGGGDWAAIEPIVTLGLNHEQQHQELLLTDILHALSCNPMLPAYKPASGPALRLAAVPPAMRWIEQRGGLVEVGFGGSEFSFDNETPRHQALVQPHAIADRLVNCGDFAQFIADGGYQRPELWLSDGWAAVQANGWRHPAYWLAPDDPRLGFGLQPPQGPSAGWHVFGLHGARPLEADAPVSQLSFYEAAAYAEWAGARLPTEFEWEAAYDAPGITQMTGHVWQWTRSSYDPYPGFRPMPGIAAEYNGKFMVGQLVLRGGSVATPAGHTRPSYRNFFPPAARWQFSGLRLAKDI; translated from the coding sequence ATGACGCTTTCCCGGCCGATCACACAGGCGGCTAGCGCACTGCGCGACAAGTTCCGCGATGTGCGCGCCACCAGCCTGGCGCTTGCCGCCCCGCTTTCCGCCGAAGACCAGTGCGTCCAGTCGATGCCCGACGCGAGCCCGACCAAGTGGCACCTGGCGCACACCACGTGGTTCTTCGAGACGGTGCTCCTGCAGCCGCATGCCACGGGCTACCTGCCCTTCGACAAACGCTTTCACTACCTCTTCAACTCGTACTACGAAGCGCTCGGCCCGCGCCATCCGCGCCCGCAGCGCGGGCTGCTCACGCGGCCGTCGGTGGACGAGGTGCATGCGTACCGCAGGCATGTCGACGAGGCAGTGGTCGCGCTGCTCGAAGCGGGCGGCGGCGACTGGGCGGCCATCGAACCCATCGTCACGCTGGGGCTCAACCACGAGCAGCAGCACCAGGAGCTGCTGCTCACCGACATCCTGCATGCGCTGTCGTGCAACCCGATGCTGCCCGCCTACAAGCCCGCGAGCGGGCCGGCGCTGAGGCTGGCCGCCGTGCCGCCCGCCATGCGCTGGATCGAGCAGCGCGGGGGGCTGGTCGAGGTGGGCTTTGGCGGCAGCGAGTTTTCTTTCGACAACGAGACACCGCGCCACCAGGCGCTGGTGCAGCCGCATGCCATTGCCGACCGGCTGGTGAACTGCGGCGACTTCGCCCAGTTCATTGCCGACGGCGGCTACCAGCGGCCCGAGCTGTGGCTGTCCGACGGATGGGCGGCGGTGCAGGCGAACGGCTGGCGCCACCCGGCCTACTGGCTCGCGCCCGACGATCCGCGGCTGGGCTTCGGCCTGCAGCCGCCGCAAGGGCCTTCCGCCGGCTGGCATGTGTTCGGCCTGCACGGCGCGCGCCCGCTGGAGGCCGATGCGCCGGTGTCGCAGCTCAGTTTCTACGAAGCCGCCGCGTACGCCGAATGGGCCGGCGCGCGGCTGCCGACCGAGTTCGAATGGGAGGCCGCATACGACGCCCCCGGCATCACCCAGATGACCGGCCACGTCTGGCAATGGACGCGTTCGTCGTACGACCCATACCCCGGCTTCCGGCCGATGCCCGGCATCGCGGCGGAATACAACGGCAAGTTCATGGTGGGGCAACTGGTGCTGCGCGGCGGCAGCGTGGCCACGCCGGCCGGGCACACGCGGCCCAGCTACCGCAATTTCTTTCCGCCGGCAGCGCGCTGGCAGTTCTCGGGGCTGCGGCTCGCGAAAGACATCTGA
- a CDS encoding DUF427 domain-containing protein: MKATWNGVTIAESDDTVLVEGNHYFPMSSLNRDVVTFSNHKTTCPWKGTASYYSLLVNGELNTDAAWYYADPKPEAEEVRDRVAFWKDVKVSAQ; this comes from the coding sequence ATGAAAGCAACCTGGAACGGCGTCACCATCGCCGAAAGCGACGACACCGTGCTCGTCGAAGGCAACCACTATTTCCCGATGAGTTCGCTCAACCGCGACGTCGTCACCTTCAGCAACCACAAGACCACCTGCCCCTGGAAGGGCACCGCAAGCTACTACTCGCTGCTGGTCAACGGCGAGCTCAACACCGACGCCGCCTGGTACTACGCCGACCCGAAGCCCGAAGCAGAAGAGGTTCGCGACCGCGTCGCGTTCTGGAAGGACGTGAAGGTCAGCGCGCAGTGA
- a CDS encoding tetratricopeptide repeat protein, whose protein sequence is MQEPTQDDWFLAANDAWDAGAHKKALSLFLKAAAAGETHALNSVGYFLDHGIGVKKNPEAARDWYRKAAKAGDVAGCANLAICYRDEGNFRWARFWFEKAYAQGDGDAALELGRLFLWEGPNQNRHKVVDYLGKAVASQSITRTDAPRQGRC, encoded by the coding sequence ATGCAAGAACCCACCCAGGACGACTGGTTCCTCGCGGCCAACGACGCATGGGACGCCGGCGCGCACAAGAAGGCCCTCTCGCTGTTCCTCAAGGCCGCGGCGGCGGGCGAGACCCACGCGCTGAACAGCGTCGGCTATTTCCTCGACCACGGCATCGGCGTGAAGAAGAATCCCGAGGCGGCGCGCGACTGGTATCGCAAAGCGGCCAAGGCAGGCGACGTGGCGGGCTGCGCCAACCTTGCCATCTGCTATCGCGACGAAGGCAACTTCCGCTGGGCGCGCTTCTGGTTCGAGAAGGCCTATGCGCAGGGCGACGGCGACGCGGCGCTGGAACTGGGCCGGCTCTTCCTGTGGGAAGGTCCGAACCAGAACCGGCACAAGGTGGTGGACTACCTGGGCAAGGCGGTGGCCTCGCAGTCCATCACGCGAACGGACGCACCGAGGCAGGGGCGCTGCTGA
- a CDS encoding VF530 family DNA-binding protein, which translates to MTDAAPAPARPAQPRNPLHGLTLEAIVTALAGHYGWEQLSELVPIRCFAIDPSVSSSLKFLRKTPWAREKVESLYLFMLREQRREQQQQQQQNPNTP; encoded by the coding sequence GTGACCGACGCAGCACCGGCCCCGGCCAGGCCCGCGCAGCCGCGCAATCCGCTGCACGGGCTCACGCTGGAAGCCATCGTGACGGCACTGGCCGGCCACTATGGATGGGAACAGCTCTCGGAGCTGGTTCCCATCCGCTGTTTCGCGATCGACCCGAGCGTGAGCTCCAGCCTCAAGTTCCTGCGCAAGACGCCCTGGGCGCGCGAGAAGGTCGAGAGCCTGTACCTCTTCATGCTGCGCGAGCAACGCCGCGAACAGCAGCAGCAGCAGCAGCAGAATCCAAACACTCCCTGA
- the egtD gene encoding L-histidine N(alpha)-methyltransferase, translated as MRNPTSSSSLSFAPAKARAAATASESAAPLSEFGREMQAGLARSPRSISPKFFYDVAGSQLFDRICDLPEYYPTRTELRILGECAGEIAQQVGPNAEIVEFGAGSLTKVRLLLDALETPKRYLPIDISGEHLEAAAARLRADYPELVVQPIAADYTMPMVLPAPMPGAGRRVGFFPGSTIGNFEPDEALAFLQLAARMLRGGGLLIGVDLVKDPARLHAAYNDAQGVTGEFNLNLLRRANSELNADFDLDGFSHAAFYNAPRRRIEMHLVSRRAQSVCLNGERFGFEEGETIHTEYSHKFTVEGLRALAVRAGFRPGAVWTDPERLFSVHWLAA; from the coding sequence ATGCGAAATCCGACTTCCTCTTCCTCCCTGTCGTTCGCGCCCGCCAAGGCGCGCGCCGCTGCCACTGCATCCGAATCCGCAGCGCCGCTGTCGGAGTTCGGGCGCGAGATGCAGGCGGGGCTTGCGCGCTCGCCGCGCAGCATTTCGCCGAAGTTCTTCTACGACGTGGCGGGGTCGCAGCTGTTCGACCGGATCTGCGATCTGCCCGAGTACTACCCGACGCGCACCGAACTGCGCATTCTTGGCGAGTGCGCGGGAGAGATCGCGCAGCAGGTCGGCCCGAATGCGGAGATCGTCGAGTTCGGGGCCGGGTCGCTCACGAAAGTGCGGCTGCTGCTCGATGCGCTGGAGACGCCCAAGCGCTATCTGCCCATCGACATTTCCGGCGAGCACCTGGAAGCGGCCGCGGCGCGGTTGAGGGCGGACTATCCGGAGCTCGTGGTGCAGCCCATTGCGGCTGACTACACGATGCCGATGGTGCTGCCCGCGCCCATGCCCGGGGCGGGGCGGCGAGTCGGCTTCTTCCCGGGGTCGACGATCGGAAATTTCGAGCCCGACGAGGCGCTGGCCTTCCTGCAACTGGCTGCGCGCATGTTGCGTGGCGGAGGACTGCTGATCGGTGTCGACCTGGTGAAAGACCCGGCGCGGCTGCATGCGGCATACAACGATGCGCAAGGGGTGACGGGAGAGTTCAATCTCAACCTGCTGCGTCGTGCCAATTCGGAGCTGAACGCCGACTTCGATCTGGACGGGTTCTCGCACGCGGCGTTCTACAACGCGCCTCGGCGGCGGATCGAGATGCATCTGGTGAGCCGGCGGGCCCAGAGCGTTTGCTTGAATGGTGAGCGGTTCGGGTTCGAGGAGGGCGAGACTATTCATACGGAGTACTCGCACAAGTTCACCGTTGAAGGGTTGCGGGCTTTGGCTGTTCGGGCGGGGTTTCGTCCGGGGGCTGTCTGGACGGATCCTGAGAGGCTTTTTAGCGTGCATTGGTTGGCTGCCTAG
- a CDS encoding thermonuclease family protein, with protein MHSRALLLSCLLAFFPLLTQAAPRSCLVVGISDGDTLTARCGRIGAYERVKVRIAAIDAPEKAQPYGQRSRQALGSLCFSETALITEIDTDRYGRTVADVSCNGEDVGSRMVSDGWAWVYDYNKLATRRGGGLFKLEARARGKRLGLWADPRPTPPWEWRRSERDSRHHGFFFF; from the coding sequence ATGCATTCGCGCGCGCTGCTGCTTTCCTGCCTTCTTGCCTTCTTTCCCCTCCTGACCCAAGCCGCCCCGCGTTCCTGCCTCGTCGTGGGCATCAGCGACGGCGACACGCTCACCGCGCGCTGCGGGCGCATCGGCGCCTACGAACGCGTGAAGGTGCGCATCGCGGCCATCGACGCCCCCGAGAAGGCGCAGCCCTACGGCCAGCGCAGCCGGCAGGCGCTCGGTAGCCTGTGCTTCAGCGAAACCGCGCTCATCACCGAGATCGACACCGACCGCTACGGCCGCACGGTAGCCGACGTCAGCTGCAACGGCGAGGACGTCGGCAGCCGCATGGTGTCCGACGGCTGGGCCTGGGTCTACGACTACAACAAGCTCGCCACCAGGCGCGGCGGCGGGCTCTTCAAGCTGGAGGCCAGGGCCCGGGGCAAGCGCCTGGGGCTGTGGGCCGACCCGAGGCCGACGCCGCCTTGGGAGTGGCGCCGCAGCGAGCGCGACTCGCGGCACCACGGTTTCTTTTTCTTCTGA